The Pseudomonas triclosanedens genome has a window encoding:
- the glpD gene encoding glycerol-3-phosphate dehydrogenase, giving the protein MNPTGKRNAPLAEVYDLAVIGGGINGVGIAADAAGRGLSVFLCEQHDLASHTSSASSKLIHGGLRYLEHHEFRLVREALAEREVLLAKAPHIVHPLRFVLPHQPHLRPAWMIRAGLFLYDHLGKREKLPASRGVRFGTDSPLQAQITRGFEYSDCAVDDARLVVLNAMSAREHHAHVHTRTRCVSARRSKGLWHLHLERSDGSLYSVRARALVNAAGPWVDRFLRDELRQRPPYGIRLIQGSHLIVPRLYDGEHAYILQNEDRRIVFAIPYLQHFTLIGTTDREYQGDPAQIRISQEETDYLLTVANAHFKRQLGREDILHSFSGVRPLCDDESNDPSAVTRDYTLALDNTPGEAPLLSVFGGKLTTYRKLAEAALEQLAPHFPGILGKTWTATAPLPGGEAMSSVEDLAIQLMDSLRQLDPALAHRWASTYGSRIWNLLDGARNLSELGEHLGGGLYAHEVEYLCREEWARSAEDILWRRTKLGLFLNTEQQRRLERFLESENPLQPRTKVA; this is encoded by the coding sequence ATGAATCCCACTGGCAAGCGCAACGCGCCCTTGGCCGAAGTCTATGACCTTGCCGTCATCGGTGGCGGTATCAACGGCGTGGGCATAGCAGCCGATGCCGCCGGACGGGGCCTCTCCGTGTTCCTTTGCGAACAACACGACCTTGCCAGCCATACGTCATCCGCCAGCAGCAAGCTGATTCACGGCGGCCTGCGCTACCTGGAACACCACGAATTCCGCCTGGTGCGCGAGGCTCTCGCCGAACGCGAAGTCCTGCTCGCCAAGGCCCCGCACATCGTGCACCCGCTGCGCTTCGTCCTGCCGCACCAGCCGCACCTGCGCCCAGCCTGGATGATCCGCGCCGGCCTGTTCCTCTACGACCACCTGGGCAAGCGCGAAAAGCTTCCGGCGTCCCGCGGCGTGCGCTTCGGCACCGACAGCCCGCTGCAAGCGCAGATCACCCGCGGTTTCGAATACTCCGACTGCGCAGTGGACGATGCGCGCCTGGTGGTGCTTAACGCCATGAGCGCCCGCGAGCACCACGCGCATGTCCACACCCGCACCCGCTGCGTCAGCGCGCGGCGCAGCAAGGGCCTGTGGCACCTGCACCTGGAACGCAGCGACGGCAGCCTCTACTCGGTCCGCGCCCGCGCGCTGGTCAACGCCGCCGGCCCGTGGGTCGACCGTTTCCTGCGCGACGAACTGCGCCAGCGTCCGCCCTACGGCATTCGCCTGATTCAGGGCAGCCACCTGATCGTGCCGCGCCTGTACGACGGCGAACACGCCTACATCCTGCAGAACGAGGACCGGCGCATCGTCTTCGCCATTCCTTACCTGCAGCACTTCACACTGATCGGCACGACCGACCGCGAATACCAGGGCGACCCGGCGCAGATCCGCATCAGCCAGGAAGAAACCGACTACCTGCTCACCGTGGCCAACGCCCATTTCAAACGACAACTGGGACGCGAAGACATCCTCCACAGTTTCTCCGGCGTGCGCCCGCTGTGCGACGACGAGTCCAACGACCCATCCGCCGTCACCCGCGACTACACCCTGGCACTGGACAACACACCAGGCGAAGCGCCCCTGCTGTCCGTGTTCGGCGGCAAGCTCACCACCTACCGCAAACTCGCCGAAGCCGCGCTGGAGCAGCTCGCTCCGCACTTCCCCGGCATCCTCGGCAAGACCTGGACGGCCACCGCCCCGCTACCGGGCGGCGAAGCGATGAGCAGCGTGGAAGACCTCGCCATCCAGTTGATGGACAGCCTGCGCCAACTCGACCCCGCCCTCGCCCACCGCTGGGCCAGCACCTACGGCAGCCGCATCTGGAACCTGCTGGACGGCGCACGCAACCTGAGCGAACTGGGCGAACACCTCGGCGGCGGGCTCTATGCCCACGAAGTGGAATACCTGTGCCGGGAAGAATGGGCACGCAGCGCGGAAGACATCCTCTGGCGTCGCACCAAGCTCGGCCTGTTCCTCAATACCGAACAGCAACGCCGCCTGGAGCGCTTCCTGGAAAGCGAAAACCCGCTGCAGCCGCGGACGAAAGTCGCCTGA
- a CDS encoding PhzF family phenazine biosynthesis protein, producing the protein MQLDFHQVDAFTDRPFAGNPAMVYRLDAWLADELMQKIAAEHNLSETAFLVDEADGWRIRWFTPTAEVPLCGHATLASAHVLFEVFGEPGDYLELNSLSGPLRVFREDGRLALDFPAQPPSEVGSTVELEQALGMPVVDALSTTSHLLVLLESEQAVRSCSPDFAALARMPYLGVIVTARGDSHDFVSRFFAPAIGLNEDPVTGAAHCSLIPYWSQRLSKLQMRAFQCSERGGELWCRLNGDRVSIAGHSRLVASGRLVL; encoded by the coding sequence ATGCAACTCGACTTCCACCAGGTGGACGCTTTCACCGACCGCCCATTCGCCGGCAACCCGGCGATGGTCTATCGCCTCGATGCCTGGCTGGCCGATGAACTGATGCAGAAGATCGCCGCCGAGCACAATTTGTCGGAAACCGCCTTCCTGGTTGACGAGGCCGATGGCTGGCGCATCCGCTGGTTCACGCCGACTGCCGAGGTGCCGTTGTGCGGCCATGCGACGCTGGCCAGCGCGCATGTGCTGTTCGAGGTATTCGGCGAGCCGGGCGATTATCTCGAGCTCAATTCGTTGTCCGGGCCGTTGCGGGTATTCCGCGAGGATGGCCGGCTGGCGCTGGACTTCCCGGCGCAGCCGCCAAGCGAGGTGGGCAGTACCGTCGAGCTGGAACAGGCGCTGGGAATGCCGGTTGTGGATGCGTTGAGCACCACGTCGCATCTGCTGGTGTTGCTGGAGTCGGAGCAGGCAGTGCGTAGCTGTTCGCCGGACTTCGCGGCACTGGCGCGTATGCCTTACCTCGGGGTGATCGTGACCGCGCGCGGCGATAGCCATGACTTCGTATCGCGCTTTTTCGCCCCCGCCATCGGCCTGAACGAAGACCCAGTGACCGGTGCAGCCCATTGCAGTCTGATTCCCTATTGGTCGCAGCGCTTGAGCAAGCTGCAGATGCGCGCTTTCCAGTGTTCGGAGCGCGGTGGCGAACTGTGGTGCCGGCTGAATGGCGACCGGGTGAGCATCGCGGGCCACTCGCGCCTGGTCGCCAGCGGCCGACTGGTTCTTTGA
- a CDS encoding DeoR/GlpR family transcriptional regulator — MNLPPRQQSILDLVRERGYLSIEELAQQFAVTPQTIRRDINQLAEQSLLRRYHGGAAWDSSIENTAYNTRSDQMRDEKQRIADAIASHVPDNASLFINIGTTTEAIARALLGHRNLKIITNNLHVANILGGKDDFEVLIAGGTVRSDGGVVGQAAVDFIEQFRVDFALVGISGIDDDGSLLDFDYQEVRVSRAIIDNARQVFLAADSSKFGRNAVVRLGPISLVSRVFTDSPPPPAVARLLNQHKVHLELV; from the coding sequence ATGAACCTGCCACCCCGCCAGCAAAGCATTCTCGACCTGGTCCGCGAACGCGGCTACCTGAGCATCGAAGAGCTCGCCCAGCAGTTCGCCGTCACCCCGCAGACCATCCGCCGCGACATCAACCAGCTCGCCGAACAGAGCCTGTTGCGCCGCTACCACGGCGGCGCGGCCTGGGATTCGAGCATCGAGAACACCGCCTACAACACCCGTTCCGACCAGATGCGCGACGAAAAACAGCGCATCGCCGACGCCATCGCCAGCCACGTGCCGGACAACGCCTCGCTGTTCATCAACATTGGCACCACTACCGAAGCGATTGCCCGCGCCCTGCTCGGCCATCGCAACCTGAAGATCATCACCAACAACCTGCATGTCGCCAATATCCTCGGTGGCAAGGACGACTTCGAAGTACTGATCGCCGGCGGCACCGTGCGCAGCGATGGCGGCGTGGTCGGCCAGGCCGCCGTGGACTTCATCGAGCAGTTCCGCGTCGACTTCGCCCTGGTCGGCATCAGCGGCATCGACGACGACGGCAGCCTGCTGGACTTCGACTACCAGGAAGTGCGCGTTTCCCGCGCCATCATCGATAACGCCCGGCAGGTCTTCCTCGCCGCAGACTCCAGCAAGTTCGGGCGCAACGCCGTGGTGCGCCTGGGGCCGATCTCCCTGGTCAGCCGCGTCTTCACCGACAGCCCGCCGCCACCCGCCGTGGCACGCCTGCTGAACCAGCACAAGGTGCACCTCGAGCTCGTCTGA
- the glpK gene encoding glycerol kinase GlpK, translated as MTDLKNKKYVVALDQGTTSSRAIIFDHDANVVSVAQREFAQIYPQAGWVEHDPMEIWATQSSTLVEALAQASISVSEVAAIGITNQRETTVVWDKATGRPIHNAIVWQCRRSAAICEQLKRDGLEDYIRETTGLVTDPYFSGTKLKWILDNVDGTRERARRGELLFGTIDSWLIWKLTEGEVHVTDYTNASRTLMFDIHKRDWDERLLAALGIPRAMLPQVRASSEIYGHAKVGGLGVHRTPIAGIAGDQQAALFGQMCVEPGQAKNTYGTGCFLLMNTGAKAVKSTHGLLTTIACGPRGEVAYALEGAVFNGGSTVQWLRDELKVINDAHDSEYFATKVKDSNGVYLVPAFTGLGAPYWDPYARGALFGLTRGVKADHLIRATLESIAYQTRDVLDAMQQDAGEALRALRVDGGAVANNFLMQFQADILGTPVERPQMRETTALGAAVLAGLACGFWGSLAELKNKAVIERVFQPACDEAERARLYAGWKKAVERTRGWAAD; from the coding sequence ATGACCGACCTGAAGAACAAGAAATACGTCGTCGCCCTCGACCAGGGCACTACCAGCTCCCGCGCCATCATCTTCGACCACGATGCCAACGTCGTCAGCGTGGCCCAACGCGAGTTCGCGCAAATCTACCCGCAGGCCGGCTGGGTCGAGCATGACCCTATGGAAATCTGGGCCACCCAGAGTTCGACGCTGGTGGAAGCGCTGGCCCAGGCCAGCATCAGCGTCTCCGAAGTGGCAGCCATCGGCATCACCAACCAGCGTGAAACCACCGTGGTGTGGGACAAGGCCACCGGCCGGCCGATCCACAACGCCATCGTCTGGCAATGCCGGCGCAGCGCGGCAATCTGCGAACAGCTCAAGCGCGACGGCCTGGAAGACTACATCCGCGAAACCACCGGCCTGGTCACCGACCCCTACTTCTCCGGCACCAAGCTCAAGTGGATCCTCGACAACGTCGACGGCACCCGAGAGCGCGCCCGGCGCGGCGAGCTGCTGTTCGGCACCATCGATAGCTGGCTGATCTGGAAGCTCACCGAAGGCGAAGTGCACGTCACCGACTACACCAACGCCTCGCGCACCCTGATGTTCGACATCCACAAGCGCGACTGGGACGAGCGCCTGCTCGCGGCCCTCGGCATTCCGCGGGCGATGCTGCCGCAGGTGCGCGCATCGTCCGAGATCTACGGCCACGCCAAGGTCGGCGGGCTCGGAGTGCACCGCACGCCGATCGCAGGTATCGCCGGCGACCAGCAAGCCGCGCTGTTCGGCCAGATGTGCGTGGAACCGGGCCAGGCGAAGAACACCTACGGTACCGGCTGCTTCCTGCTGATGAACACCGGCGCCAAGGCCGTGAAATCCACCCACGGCCTGCTCACTACCATCGCCTGCGGCCCGCGCGGCGAAGTGGCCTACGCACTGGAAGGCGCGGTGTTCAACGGCGGCTCCACCGTGCAGTGGCTGCGCGACGAGCTCAAGGTGATCAACGACGCCCACGACTCCGAGTACTTCGCCACCAAGGTCAAGGACAGCAACGGCGTCTACCTGGTCCCGGCGTTCACCGGCCTGGGCGCGCCCTACTGGGACCCGTACGCCCGTGGCGCGCTGTTCGGCCTGACCCGTGGCGTGAAAGCCGACCACCTGATCCGCGCCACCCTCGAATCCATCGCCTACCAGACCCGCGATGTGCTCGACGCCATGCAGCAGGACGCCGGCGAAGCGCTGCGCGCCCTGCGCGTGGACGGCGGCGCAGTGGCCAACAACTTCCTCATGCAGTTCCAGGCCGACATCCTCGGCACACCCGTGGAACGTCCGCAGATGCGCGAAACCACGGCGCTCGGCGCCGCTGTGCTGGCGGGGCTGGCGTGCGGCTTCTGGGGGAGCCTGGCGGAGCTGAAGAACAAGGCGGTGATCGAACGGGTGTTCCAGCCGGCCTGCGACGAAGCCGAGCGCGCGCGGCTGTATGCGGGATGGAAGAAGGCGGTTGAGCGCACCCGCGGCTGGGCGGCAGACTGA
- a CDS encoding electron transfer flavoprotein subunit alpha/FixB family protein, whose product MAILVIADYLGATAQAPAQLATATLSTLSAARQIGGEIHLLLAGSGLDELAEHAGRIAGVERVLLAGDPAYDHLLAENLSALVLQLAPGYSHILAPANACGRNCLPRIAALLDVDAVSDVIEVLDESTFKRPVYAGNAIATVRCEGAVKVLGIRPTAFDPAPQEGGRAERKAVSGPGELGLSCWLAEEHPVFERPALESARVIVAGGRGLQSAEGFALLYPLADRLQAAVGASLAAVDAGFAPAELQVGQSGRIVAPELYLAIGISGAVQHVAGMKDAKVIAAINLDPDAPIFEIADYALVGDLFALLPELQRELG is encoded by the coding sequence ATGGCGATTCTGGTCATTGCGGACTACCTCGGGGCCACGGCCCAGGCGCCGGCGCAGTTGGCGACGGCGACGTTGAGCACGTTGAGTGCGGCCCGGCAGATCGGCGGCGAGATTCACCTGCTGCTGGCCGGCAGTGGGCTGGATGAGCTGGCGGAACATGCCGGTCGCATCGCCGGCGTCGAGCGCGTGCTGCTGGCTGGCGATCCTGCCTATGATCATCTGCTGGCTGAGAATCTCAGCGCACTGGTGCTGCAACTGGCGCCGGGCTACAGCCATATCCTCGCCCCGGCGAACGCTTGCGGGCGCAACTGTCTCCCGCGCATCGCCGCGCTGCTGGATGTCGATGCCGTCTCGGACGTCATCGAGGTACTCGACGAGTCTACCTTCAAGCGCCCGGTCTACGCCGGTAACGCCATCGCGACGGTGCGTTGCGAGGGCGCGGTGAAGGTGCTTGGTATCCGGCCGACGGCGTTCGACCCGGCTCCGCAGGAGGGCGGCCGTGCGGAGCGGAAGGCGGTATCCGGTCCTGGTGAGCTGGGCCTCTCCTGCTGGCTGGCGGAGGAACACCCGGTTTTCGAGCGGCCCGCGCTGGAGTCGGCGCGAGTGATAGTCGCTGGTGGACGTGGCCTGCAAAGCGCCGAGGGTTTTGCCTTGCTCTATCCGCTGGCTGATCGGTTGCAGGCTGCGGTTGGCGCTTCGCTGGCGGCGGTGGATGCGGGGTTCGCGCCGGCCGAGCTGCAGGTTGGGCAATCCGGCCGCATCGTCGCGCCGGAGCTGTATCTCGCTATCGGTATTTCCGGGGCGGTGCAGCATGTCGCGGGCATGAAGGACGCCAAGGTCATCGCCGCGATCAATCTCGATCCCGATGCGCCGATCTTCGAGATCGCCGATTACGCCCTGGTGGGCGATCTGTTCGCGCTGTTGCCCGAGCTTCAGCGCGAACTGGGCTGA
- the ybaK gene encoding Cys-tRNA(Pro) deacylase, producing MTPAIDLLKKNRAEHHVLSYEHDPKAPSYGLEAAEKLNLDPARVFKTLLAASEKGELLVAVVPVAGTLDLKALAHAAGVKKADMADPNAAQRATGYLVGGISPLGQKKRLRTFIDESAQGFETIHVSAGRRGLEVELSAATLAGLTAATFAPIGRP from the coding sequence ATGACTCCCGCCATCGATCTGTTGAAGAAGAACCGCGCCGAACATCATGTGCTGAGCTACGAGCACGATCCCAAGGCGCCGTCCTACGGACTGGAAGCCGCCGAGAAGCTCAATCTCGATCCGGCCCGTGTGTTCAAGACATTGCTGGCAGCCAGCGAGAAGGGGGAGCTGCTGGTAGCGGTGGTGCCGGTCGCCGGTACGCTCGATCTGAAGGCGCTGGCCCACGCCGCCGGCGTCAAGAAGGCCGATATGGCCGACCCCAATGCCGCGCAGCGCGCCACTGGCTACCTGGTGGGAGGCATCAGCCCCCTGGGACAGAAGAAGCGCCTGCGCACGTTCATCGACGAGTCCGCCCAAGGCTTCGAGACCATCCATGTGAGTGCCGGCCGGCGTGGGCTGGAGGTGGAGCTGAGCGCCGCGACGCTGGCCGGCCTGACCGCCGCGACGTTCGCGCCAATCGGCCGTCCCTGA
- a CDS encoding GlpM family protein has translation MLKATLGAGVVLILAVLAKTRNYYIAGLVPLFPTFALIAHYIVGKNRSLDDLKSTIAFGMWSIIPYFVYLAALYLLVDRLRLELSLAMATLAWLVAASLLVGVWVRLH, from the coding sequence ATACTCAAGGCAACCCTCGGCGCCGGCGTGGTGCTGATCCTCGCCGTGCTGGCGAAGACGCGCAATTACTACATCGCCGGGCTGGTGCCGCTGTTTCCCACCTTCGCCCTGATCGCTCACTACATCGTCGGCAAGAACCGTTCGCTGGACGATCTGAAGAGCACAATCGCCTTCGGCATGTGGTCGATCATCCCCTACTTCGTCTACCTCGCCGCGCTTTACCTGCTGGTGGATCGCCTGCGCCTGGAGCTGTCGCTGGCGATGGCCACGCTGGCATGGTTGGTGGCTGCCTCGCTGCTGGTGGGCGTCTGGGTGCGCCTGCACTGA
- a CDS encoding ABC transporter ATP-binding protein gives MTKSLLLNLDDLSCGYEQQRVVQGVSLHLNAGDIGCLLGPSGCGKTTTLRAIAGFEPVQGGRIELAGEIISRPGFTLAPEKRRIGMVFQDYALFPHLSVAENIAFGIRKHPERARIVDELLQLVKLDALGQRFPHELSGGQQQRVALARALAPQPQLLLLDEPFSNLDVELRRQLSHEVRDILKARGTSAILVTHDQEEAFAVSDHVGVFHNGRLEQWDTPFNLYHEPQTPFVASFIGQGYFIRGQMRGNDSVQTELGLLRGNRAYSLPDGSAVDVLLRPDDLVPATDGALKAKIVGKSFLGAATLYRLQLPTGTQLESIFPSHADHQPGDEVSIGVAAEHLVLFPARGSVEIQRPI, from the coding sequence ATGACCAAATCGCTGCTGCTCAACCTCGACGATCTTTCCTGTGGCTATGAACAGCAGCGCGTGGTGCAAGGCGTCAGCCTGCACCTGAACGCCGGTGATATCGGATGCCTGCTCGGCCCTTCCGGCTGCGGCAAGACTACTACCCTGCGCGCCATCGCCGGGTTCGAACCGGTTCAGGGTGGCCGCATCGAGCTGGCCGGTGAAATAATTTCCCGTCCGGGCTTCACACTGGCCCCGGAGAAGCGCCGAATCGGCATGGTGTTCCAGGACTACGCACTGTTCCCGCACCTGTCCGTGGCGGAGAACATCGCCTTCGGCATCCGCAAGCACCCCGAGCGCGCACGCATCGTCGACGAACTCCTGCAACTGGTGAAGCTCGACGCTCTTGGGCAGCGCTTCCCCCACGAGCTTTCCGGCGGCCAGCAACAGCGTGTCGCCCTTGCCCGCGCACTGGCCCCGCAACCGCAACTGCTGCTGCTCGACGAACCCTTCTCCAACCTCGACGTGGAACTGCGCCGCCAGCTCAGCCACGAGGTGCGCGACATCCTCAAGGCGCGCGGCACCAGCGCGATCCTGGTCACCCACGACCAGGAAGAGGCATTCGCCGTCAGCGATCACGTGGGTGTATTCCACAACGGCCGGCTGGAGCAGTGGGATACCCCCTTCAACCTCTACCACGAACCGCAAACGCCATTCGTGGCCAGCTTCATCGGCCAGGGCTACTTCATTCGTGGACAGATGCGCGGGAACGACTCGGTGCAGACCGAGCTCGGTCTCCTGCGCGGCAACCGCGCCTACAGCCTCCCCGACGGCAGCGCAGTGGACGTCCTGCTGCGCCCGGACGACCTGGTCCCGGCCACCGATGGCGCTCTCAAAGCGAAGATCGTCGGCAAGTCATTCCTCGGCGCGGCGACGCTCTACCGTCTGCAATTGCCTACCGGGACTCAGCTCGAATCGATCTTCCCCAGCCACGCCGACCACCAGCCCGGCGACGAGGTCAGCATCGGCGTGGCCGCCGAGCACCTGGTGCTGTTTCCGGCACGCGGCAGCGTGGAAATCCAGCGACCGATCTGA
- a CDS encoding PAS domain-containing protein — MQENSFAFRLKELLEHNKLTLQAVGTALGISRTAVHKWTKGGEIDYDNLRKLADFLKVNWIWLRYGEEALRSVQDAQPIELPMTDLRRRYTAEIMESETRMKLAQEGARIVTWEWNLISDEVTYSPNVEAVYGWTVTSNPDFWRHLPAEDVAAMQSMYDRAIAEGGTCECDFRIYQPDGGLRWISSRATVVQDAVGRPVKMVGISMDNTERMTTEERLRNSEERFRAIFELTWGALAYIGLDGGWQRVNGSLCELLGYSADELYGMTFQEITHPDDLAKNLELLRQLLAGSFDRYVVEKRVRRRDGSFLWVRVRTSLQRRRQDGLPDHLISVFEDISAERAERDRLLGRIEELEARLAERA; from the coding sequence ATGCAGGAAAACAGCTTCGCCTTCCGCCTCAAGGAACTGCTCGAACACAACAAGCTGACTCTGCAGGCTGTGGGTACGGCGCTGGGCATTTCGCGCACGGCGGTGCACAAGTGGACCAAGGGCGGCGAGATTGATTACGACAATCTGCGCAAGCTGGCGGACTTCCTCAAGGTCAACTGGATCTGGCTGCGTTACGGTGAAGAAGCACTGCGCAGCGTGCAGGATGCCCAGCCGATCGAACTGCCGATGACCGATCTGCGTCGCCGTTACACTGCGGAAATCATGGAAAGCGAAACGCGCATGAAGCTTGCCCAGGAGGGCGCCCGCATCGTCACCTGGGAGTGGAACCTGATCAGCGATGAGGTGACCTACTCGCCCAACGTCGAGGCGGTGTATGGCTGGACCGTCACCTCCAACCCGGACTTCTGGCGCCACCTGCCGGCCGAGGACGTGGCAGCCATGCAGTCCATGTATGACCGCGCCATCGCCGAGGGTGGCACCTGCGAGTGTGACTTCCGCATCTACCAGCCCGACGGCGGCCTGCGCTGGATCTCCTCGCGCGCAACGGTGGTTCAGGACGCGGTTGGACGGCCAGTGAAAATGGTCGGCATCAGCATGGACAACACCGAGCGGATGACCACCGAGGAACGCTTGCGCAACAGCGAGGAACGCTTCCGCGCGATCTTCGAGCTGACCTGGGGCGCGCTCGCCTACATCGGCCTGGATGGCGGCTGGCAACGGGTCAACGGCAGCCTCTGCGAACTGCTCGGCTACAGCGCCGATGAGCTGTACGGCATGACCTTCCAGGAAATCACCCACCCAGATGACCTGGCGAAGAACCTTGAACTGCTGCGCCAGTTGCTGGCCGGGAGTTTCGACCGCTACGTGGTGGAGAAGCGCGTGCGCCGTCGCGACGGCAGCTTCCTCTGGGTTCGCGTGCGGACTTCGCTGCAGCGGCGCCGCCAGGACGGCCTGCCCGATCATCTGATCAGTGTGTTCGAAGACATCAGCGCCGAACGCGCCGAACGCGACCGCCTGCTGGGACGCATCGAGGAACTGGAAGCCCGTCTGGCCGAACGCGCCTGA
- the argF gene encoding ornithine carbamoyltransferase has product MSARHFLSMLDYTTDELLGLIRRGSELKDLRDRGVLYEPLKNRVLGMIFEKASTRTRISFEAGMIQLGGQAIFLSPRDTQLGRGEPIGDAARVMSRMVDAVMIRTFAHSNLTEFAANSRVPVINGLSDDLHPCQLLADMQTFHEHRGSIAGKTVAWIGDGNNMCNSYIEAAIRFDFQLRVACPAGYEPNAGLLDLAGDRVRVVRDPHEAVAGAHLVSTDVWASMGQEDEAAARLRLFQPYQVTRALLDGAESDVLFMHCLPAHRGEEISEDLLDDARSVAWDQAENRLHAQKALLELLVEHAHYA; this is encoded by the coding sequence ATGAGCGCACGGCACTTCCTCTCGATGCTGGATTACACGACCGACGAGCTTCTCGGTCTGATCCGCCGCGGCAGCGAGCTGAAAGACCTGCGTGACCGAGGCGTGCTCTACGAGCCGCTGAAGAACCGTGTGCTGGGCATGATCTTCGAGAAAGCCTCGACCCGTACGCGGATCTCGTTCGAAGCCGGCATGATCCAGCTCGGCGGCCAGGCGATCTTCCTCTCCCCGCGCGACACCCAGCTCGGCCGTGGCGAGCCAATCGGCGATGCCGCCCGGGTAATGTCGCGGATGGTCGACGCTGTGATGATCCGTACCTTCGCCCACAGCAACCTCACCGAGTTCGCCGCCAACTCCCGCGTACCGGTGATCAACGGCCTGTCGGACGACCTCCACCCCTGCCAACTGCTGGCCGACATGCAGACTTTCCACGAGCATCGCGGCAGCATCGCGGGCAAGACCGTGGCCTGGATCGGTGACGGCAACAACATGTGCAACAGCTACATCGAGGCGGCGATCCGCTTCGACTTCCAACTGCGCGTCGCCTGCCCGGCAGGCTACGAGCCGAACGCGGGGTTGCTGGACCTGGCCGGCGACCGCGTAAGGGTCGTGCGTGACCCACACGAAGCAGTGGCCGGCGCGCATCTGGTGAGCACCGACGTCTGGGCCTCCATGGGCCAGGAAGACGAAGCCGCAGCCCGTCTGCGCCTGTTCCAGCCATATCAGGTAACACGTGCACTGCTCGACGGCGCGGAGTCGGATGTACTATTCATGCACTGCCTGCCGGCCCACCGTGGCGAAGAGATCAGCGAAGACCTGCTGGACGACGCGCGCTCGGTGGCCTGGGACCAGGCGGAAAACCGTCTCCACGCCCAGAAGGCCCTGCTCGAACTGCTGGTCGAGCACGCCCACTACGCCTGA